The Mechercharimyces sp. CAU 1602 genome includes a region encoding these proteins:
- a CDS encoding thiol-disulfide oxidoreductase DCC family protein, whose translation MFYDGWCPLCRSSVSRLEKIDFFHLIQYRSFRDPGIVERYRLDLSKAEQRMLSKRMTDEHYVEGIDSFILIMSRLPLLWPLIALLYLAKGLGVGQAVYDFVAKRRKIVPAGTCTKECAIRK comes from the coding sequence GTGTTTTATGATGGGTGGTGCCCGTTATGTAGATCGAGTGTGAGCAGACTTGAAAAAATAGATTTCTTTCATCTGATCCAGTATCGTTCCTTTCGTGATCCAGGGATTGTAGAGCGCTATCGATTAGACTTGTCTAAAGCGGAGCAGCGTATGCTGAGTAAGAGAATGACTGATGAGCATTATGTGGAAGGGATTGATTCATTTATTCTTATTATGAGCCGACTTCCTTTGTTATGGCCGTTAATAGCTTTGCTTTACTTGGCAAAAGGGTTAGGAGTTGGACAAGCTGTGTATGATTTCGTCGCTAAAAGGAGAAAGATTGTTCCTGCAGGAACATGTACAAAGGAGTGTGCTATCAGAAAATAG
- a CDS encoding SdpA family antimicrobial peptide system protein, producing the protein MVKKSLSYKYIGIFLLTTLFFLYFFAISIHSALPTNAVAPLPLEESLAVNRSVPQGWGFYSKDPKESTFHVIDIETGVTAAAWPNNRPINYFGLKRYGRSQGIEAGVIRQQIDESAWQECEEEMFECMRAAEIAQEIENPLSSPTICGEVGYGYQEPVPWAWSKSREQIEMPSRIARVKITCTGK; encoded by the coding sequence ATGGTCAAGAAATCTCTTTCATATAAATATATTGGAATATTCTTATTAACCACCCTATTCTTTTTATATTTTTTTGCAATTTCTATTCATAGTGCGCTACCTACTAATGCGGTTGCTCCCCTTCCCTTAGAAGAGAGTTTAGCAGTTAATCGCAGTGTTCCGCAGGGATGGGGATTCTACAGTAAAGACCCGAAGGAATCGACTTTTCATGTTATCGATATTGAAACGGGAGTGACGGCAGCGGCATGGCCAAACAATCGGCCAATCAATTACTTTGGACTAAAAAGATATGGTCGTAGTCAGGGGATTGAAGCGGGGGTTATCCGTCAGCAGATCGATGAATCAGCCTGGCAAGAGTGTGAGGAAGAGATGTTTGAATGCATGAGAGCAGCAGAAATTGCGCAGGAGATTGAAAATCCGTTGTCTTCCCCTACGATTTGTGGAGAGGTGGGATATGGGTATCAAGAACCAGTTCCTTGGGCTTGGAGTAAAAGTAGAGAACAGATAGAGATGCCATCTCGGATTGCGAGGGTGAAGATTACATGTACCGGCAAATAG
- a CDS encoding sporulation-delaying protein SdpB family protein gives MYRQIEEFNSTLLAWAQSGKPWTNVYGLARTLFALSTALTLLVNDAQTFFRPISGIDVYPLCDNNISMFCLVPNDYVYLEMMRWLAIVMLFVIASGWRPRVTGVFHWWIAYSMNVSAVTLDGGEQVAAVLTFLMIPLTLTDSRTWHWQRQESGGWAERKIVSAIIAMVSLIAIRVQVAILYLHSTLAKLGEDTWIDGTAVYYFMQDSMLGLPEPLLKLTYPVITSPLVVIPTWGTLILQLSLFGALFAPKKYWKYFLILALLLHEVIAVMLGLISFSIIMIGALVLYLRPTEHEFTFYRKLLRKKRDETEGEIGTASFPQSRGA, from the coding sequence ATGTACCGGCAAATAGAGGAATTTAATAGTACATTGCTTGCATGGGCGCAAAGCGGAAAACCATGGACAAATGTATATGGACTAGCGCGGACGCTTTTCGCTTTATCTACAGCGCTGACATTACTTGTAAACGATGCGCAAACCTTTTTCCGCCCTATTAGTGGGATAGATGTTTACCCCTTGTGCGATAACAATATTAGCATGTTTTGTCTTGTGCCCAATGATTATGTTTACTTAGAGATGATGCGTTGGCTTGCGATTGTGATGTTATTCGTGATTGCTTCTGGATGGCGCCCACGCGTTACAGGTGTATTTCACTGGTGGATCGCATACAGCATGAACGTGTCAGCAGTTACGTTAGATGGTGGTGAGCAGGTAGCGGCCGTATTAACTTTCCTGATGATTCCTTTAACCTTAACCGATTCGCGTACCTGGCACTGGCAGAGACAGGAGAGTGGGGGGTGGGCAGAACGAAAGATAGTAAGTGCAATCATAGCCATGGTATCTCTGATAGCGATTCGTGTGCAGGTAGCTATTTTGTACCTTCACTCCACATTGGCAAAGCTAGGTGAAGATACGTGGATAGATGGGACAGCGGTCTATTATTTTATGCAGGATTCGATGCTGGGACTGCCAGAACCGTTGCTGAAACTTACTTATCCTGTAATCACCTCCCCTTTGGTAGTGATTCCTACATGGGGGACACTGATTTTACAACTCTCCTTGTTTGGAGCATTATTTGCGCCGAAAAAGTATTGGAAGTATTTTTTGATATTGGCGCTATTATTGCATGAAGTAATCGCAGTGATGTTGGGGTTGATTAGCTTTTCTATTATTATGATCGGAGCTTTGGTTCTCTATCTTCGACCGACGGAACATGAATTTACGTTTTATCGAAAATTATTGCGGAAGAAAAGGGATGAGACGGAGGGTGAGATAGGGACAGCTAGCTTCCCGCAATCGCGTGGAGCATAA
- a CDS encoding AraC family transcriptional regulator translates to MSQWIQTHFSKPITLELLAQQYHTSPSHLQRLFKRIQGRSPLEEVRFRRIEKAKELLTHTDLSVTDIGLEVGYTHTSYFITTFKRATGLTPTFYRKRFL, encoded by the coding sequence ATGTCCCAATGGATTCAAACTCACTTCTCCAAACCGATCACCCTAGAACTACTTGCCCAGCAGTATCATACCAGCCCATCTCACTTACAACGCTTATTTAAAAGAATACAAGGAAGAAGTCCTTTGGAAGAGGTACGCTTCAGGCGCATCGAGAAAGCAAAAGAATTGCTCACTCACACGGATCTTAGCGTAACCGACATCGGACTGGAGGTTGGTTATACACATACCTCCTATTTCATCACAACCTTTAAACGGGCAACGGGACTAACCCCTACTTTCTATCGCAAGAGATTTTTATGA
- a CDS encoding flavin reductase family protein, which produces MHKTINPKILYFGTPVVLVSTVNEDGTFNLAPISSAWWMSQSCMLGMSGHSQTVSNLIRTKECVLNLPSADQVREVDQLALLTGKDPVPPYKEKIGYTFEADKFTKANLTPLPAQKVHAARVKECPVQLEATVSHIHSFAQPSALKAIEVKIVRAHIDNSLLTGEAKDHIDPHKWRPLIMSFCEFFSLSEQLHPSRLAEPFLSQYTHKS; this is translated from the coding sequence ATGCACAAAACGATTAATCCTAAGATTTTATATTTTGGAACTCCAGTTGTCCTAGTAAGTACAGTAAATGAGGATGGGACGTTTAATCTCGCCCCCATCTCCTCTGCATGGTGGATGAGTCAATCATGTATGTTAGGCATGAGTGGACACTCGCAAACAGTAAGCAATCTTATACGAACAAAGGAGTGTGTATTAAATTTACCTTCTGCAGATCAGGTAAGGGAGGTAGATCAACTGGCTCTCTTAACAGGTAAAGATCCCGTCCCTCCGTATAAAGAGAAAATCGGATATACATTTGAAGCAGATAAATTTACGAAAGCTAATCTCACCCCTCTCCCCGCCCAAAAAGTTCATGCAGCACGAGTAAAAGAGTGTCCTGTCCAACTAGAAGCTACCGTCAGCCATATCCACTCTTTTGCTCAACCAAGTGCACTGAAAGCGATCGAGGTGAAAATTGTACGAGCTCATATTGACAACTCCCTTCTAACTGGGGAAGCGAAAGACCATATCGATCCTCACAAGTGGCGGCCTTTAATAATGAGCTTTTGTGAGTTCTTCAGCCTCAGTGAACAGCTCCATCCTTCTCGCTTAGCAGAACCTTTCTTGTCGCAATATACCCATAAATCATAA